A genomic window from Parvularcula sp. LCG005 includes:
- the hslU gene encoding ATP-dependent protease ATPase subunit HslU, with product MSNFTPREIVSELDRYIVGQNDAKRAVAVALRNRWRRQQLPDGLKEEVTPKNILMIGPTGVGKTEISRRLAKLVGAPFLKVEATKFTEVGYVGRDVDSIIRDLMEIAMQLVRDRRREDVRTRAHKAAEDRVITALVGETASEATRDSFRKRLRAGEFDESEVELELIDTGRSSSPFMDIPGMPGGQMGMINLSDMMGKAFGGPRKTRKIRVKDAYEPLVNEESDKLLDDEQLATEAISAVENDGIVFLDEIDKVARSSDRGGSADVSREGVQRDLLPLIEGSVVATKYGPVKTDHILFIASGAFHVAKPSDLLPELQGRLPIRVELSALTRDDFRRILTETEASLPKQYTALLETEKVTLEFTDDGIDRLAEQAAAVNSSVENIGARRLSTILERVLEEISFTASDRSGETVVIDAAFVDSRLEGLVGNTDLSKYIL from the coding sequence ATGAGCAATTTTACCCCCCGCGAAATCGTATCCGAACTTGACCGCTATATTGTCGGTCAGAACGACGCCAAGCGCGCCGTCGCCGTTGCCCTGCGCAACCGCTGGCGCCGCCAGCAGCTGCCCGATGGCCTGAAAGAAGAGGTCACGCCGAAGAATATTCTGATGATCGGCCCGACCGGCGTCGGCAAAACGGAAATCTCCCGGCGCCTCGCCAAGCTTGTGGGCGCGCCTTTCCTGAAAGTCGAAGCCACCAAATTTACCGAGGTGGGCTATGTCGGACGGGATGTTGATTCCATCATCCGTGACCTGATGGAAATCGCCATGCAGCTGGTCCGTGACCGGCGACGCGAAGACGTTCGCACCCGCGCGCACAAGGCCGCAGAGGATCGCGTCATTACAGCCCTCGTTGGTGAGACGGCCAGTGAGGCGACGCGCGACAGTTTCCGCAAACGCCTGCGCGCCGGTGAGTTCGACGAATCCGAGGTCGAGCTGGAACTGATCGATACAGGACGCAGCAGCTCCCCTTTCATGGACATTCCCGGCATGCCCGGTGGTCAGATGGGGATGATCAACCTCAGCGACATGATGGGCAAAGCCTTTGGCGGGCCGCGCAAGACGCGCAAGATCCGCGTGAAGGACGCCTACGAACCGTTGGTCAATGAGGAAAGCGACAAGCTGCTTGACGACGAGCAGCTGGCGACCGAGGCGATTTCGGCGGTTGAGAATGACGGTATCGTGTTCCTTGACGAGATCGACAAGGTGGCTCGCTCCTCCGATCGCGGCGGGTCGGCCGATGTGTCCCGTGAAGGCGTCCAGCGAGACCTGCTGCCCCTGATCGAAGGCTCTGTCGTCGCAACGAAATACGGGCCGGTAAAAACCGACCACATCCTGTTCATTGCATCAGGCGCGTTCCACGTGGCCAAGCCGTCCGACCTGCTGCCCGAGCTGCAGGGGCGCCTGCCGATCCGGGTTGAGCTGTCCGCGCTCACCCGTGATGATTTCCGCCGCATCCTGACGGAGACCGAGGCAAGCCTGCCCAAACAGTACACGGCGCTTCTCGAAACCGAGAAAGTCACGCTGGAATTTACCGATGACGGCATCGATCGCCTGGCTGAACAGGCCGCAGCGGTGAATTCTAGCGTTGAGAATATCGGCGCGCGTCGTCTGTCGACGATCCTTGAACGCGTGCTGGAGGAGATTTCCTTTACCGCCTCCGACCGCAGCGGTGAGACCGTGGTGATTGATGCTGCCTTCGTGGACAGCCGTCTTGAAGGTCTGGTCGGCAATACCGACCTGTCAAAATACATTCTCTAG
- the hslV gene encoding ATP-dependent protease subunit HslV — protein sequence MTTILAVRRKGQIAVGGDGQVSMGQTVSKGDARKVRRIGGNQVITGFAGSTADAFTLLERLETKIEQYSNQLTRACVELAKDWRTDRYLRKLEALMIVADKDTTLMLSGLGDVIEPEKLADGGVIAIGSGGLFATAAAKALYENTDLSAEEIVRKAMAIAADIDVYTNHNLTVEVIGG from the coding sequence ATGACCACAATCCTCGCCGTACGCCGAAAGGGACAGATCGCCGTAGGGGGTGATGGGCAGGTTTCCATGGGACAGACAGTCAGCAAGGGCGATGCCCGGAAGGTGCGCCGGATTGGCGGCAATCAGGTCATTACCGGCTTTGCCGGCTCGACCGCCGATGCCTTCACCCTGCTGGAGCGGCTGGAGACAAAAATCGAGCAATATTCCAACCAGCTGACCCGCGCCTGTGTCGAGCTGGCCAAGGACTGGCGGACCGACCGCTATCTGCGCAAACTCGAAGCCTTGATGATCGTTGCCGATAAAGACACGACGCTGATGCTGTCCGGCCTCGGCGATGTGATCGAGCCCGAAAAGCTGGCTGACGGCGGCGTGATCGCCATTGGCTCAGGCGGGCTGTTCGCGACAGCGGCGGCCAAGGCGCTGTACGAGAATACCGACCTGTCGGCCGAGGAGATCGTGCGCAAGGCCATGGCCATTGCTGCCGATATTGATGTGTACACAAACCACAATTTGACCGTTGAAGTGATTGGCGGCTGA
- a CDS encoding YiiX/YebB-like N1pC/P60 family cysteine hydrolase: MQLYRLLACLLLLGSAAAQTGDLPARLLQTGDVIFIGQTGSWADIAAQASVGDKRYGHVGIAIANGSDWSVIDAGGSPTSPDARVASKSLNEFLGHAALVGIYRPTFPSRQIPAMTAKAKDAAIARLPFDRGFSLDTEDQIYCTELVWQALSAAVGKDAVPVKTQWEGRAVITLEDLSLSPHLQPVAELVRYDYLPSLYTPPLKGSP, from the coding sequence ATGCAGCTCTATAGGCTACTTGCCTGTCTTCTCCTTCTGGGGAGTGCGGCGGCGCAGACCGGTGATCTGCCCGCGCGCCTCCTGCAAACGGGAGATGTGATCTTTATCGGCCAGACCGGCAGCTGGGCCGATATCGCCGCCCAGGCATCGGTGGGCGACAAGCGATATGGCCATGTCGGGATTGCGATCGCAAACGGGTCGGACTGGTCCGTTATCGATGCGGGCGGATCCCCGACGAGCCCCGACGCCCGGGTCGCCAGCAAATCCCTCAACGAATTTCTCGGCCACGCCGCGCTGGTCGGCATCTATCGCCCCACATTCCCGTCCAGGCAGATCCCGGCCATGACCGCAAAGGCCAAGGATGCCGCCATTGCGCGGCTGCCTTTTGACCGGGGGTTTTCTCTCGACACGGAAGATCAGATCTATTGCACCGAGCTGGTGTGGCAGGCCCTCTCGGCGGCTGTGGGCAAGGATGCTGTGCCGGTCAAAACCCAATGGGAGGGGCGCGCGGTCATCACCCTTGAAGACCTGAGCCTGTCGCCCCACCTCCAGCCGGTTGCGGAACTGGTCCGATATGACTACCTCCCCAGCCTCTACACGCCACCCCTGAAAGGAAGCCCATGA
- the hisB gene encoding imidazoleglycerol-phosphate dehydratase HisB, whose protein sequence is MPLDQNIATGARTATRTRKTKETDITVTLNVDGTGQADVQTGIGFLDHMLEGFAKHSLMDLHVRAKGDLHIDGHHTTEDVGIVMGLAFAEAIGDAGGIVRFGHAYIPMDETLSRASVDVSMRPYLIWKVHFTRDKLGEVDTELFKEWFHAFAMNGGLTLHVENIYGENNHHIVESCFKALARSLKMAVAIDPRLGGASPSTKGSLGS, encoded by the coding sequence ATGCCTCTAGATCAAAACATCGCGACCGGCGCTCGTACGGCGACACGCACCCGCAAAACCAAAGAAACCGATATCACCGTCACCCTTAATGTGGACGGGACCGGCCAGGCTGATGTCCAGACGGGTATCGGCTTTCTCGATCACATGCTGGAAGGTTTTGCGAAGCACAGCCTGATGGACCTGCATGTCCGGGCCAAGGGCGACCTGCATATTGACGGTCACCATACGACCGAAGATGTCGGCATCGTGATGGGTCTCGCCTTTGCCGAGGCTATCGGTGATGCGGGCGGCATCGTCCGGTTCGGACACGCCTATATTCCGATGGATGAGACCCTCAGCCGGGCATCGGTGGATGTCTCCATGCGGCCCTATCTGATCTGGAAAGTGCACTTCACCCGCGACAAGCTGGGTGAGGTGGACACGGAACTGTTCAAGGAATGGTTCCACGCCTTTGCCATGAATGGCGGCCTGACCCTGCATGTGGAGAATATCTACGGCGAGAATAATCACCATATTGTCGAAAGCTGCTTCAAGGCGTTGGCCCGGTCGCTGAAAATGGCGGTGGCCATTGATCCGCGCCTCGGCGGGGCAAGTCCCTCAACAAAGGGCAGTCTTGGGAGCTGA
- a CDS encoding dienelactone hydrolase family protein: MTDRQTPDLPQGAYDLYDQYCHGDISRRVFFDKVQRYAVGGLTVAALMSGLLPNYALAQQVAADDPRIETKTLTYQSPNGAGEMAGLLARPAGEGTHPGVLVIHENRGLNPYIEDVARRLATAGYVAFAPDALYPLGGYPGNDDDGRSMQQQRSRDEMLEDFIAGAKTLAEHPACNGSIGAVGFCFGGSMTNMLAVRMPELKAAVPFYGGWPTAEEAAMVEAPLMIQLAGLDDRVNSGWPDYEKALLAANKQYSVHVYEGVNHGFHNDTTSRYDEAAAKLAWTRTLAFFNLYLGA, translated from the coding sequence ATGACCGACCGTCAAACACCTGACCTGCCCCAGGGCGCATACGATCTTTACGACCAGTATTGCCACGGCGATATTTCGCGGCGCGTTTTTTTCGACAAGGTGCAGCGCTATGCGGTGGGCGGTCTGACCGTGGCCGCGCTGATGTCTGGCCTGCTGCCCAATTATGCGCTGGCCCAACAGGTCGCTGCCGATGATCCGCGCATCGAGACGAAAACCCTGACCTATCAATCGCCAAACGGGGCAGGGGAGATGGCAGGTCTGCTGGCGCGCCCGGCGGGTGAGGGCACACATCCGGGTGTCCTGGTCATCCATGAGAATCGCGGTCTTAATCCGTATATTGAGGATGTGGCCCGGCGCCTTGCGACGGCTGGCTATGTGGCTTTTGCCCCTGACGCGCTTTATCCGCTCGGCGGCTATCCGGGCAATGATGATGATGGCCGGTCGATGCAGCAGCAGCGCTCGCGCGATGAAATGCTGGAAGACTTCATCGCGGGTGCAAAGACGCTGGCGGAGCACCCCGCCTGCAACGGGTCGATCGGTGCGGTCGGGTTCTGCTTTGGTGGGTCCATGACCAACATGCTCGCCGTTCGCATGCCAGAGCTGAAAGCGGCCGTTCCTTTTTATGGCGGCTGGCCGACGGCCGAGGAGGCGGCGATGGTGGAGGCGCCTTTGATGATCCAGCTGGCCGGTCTTGATGATCGTGTGAATAGTGGCTGGCCAGACTATGAAAAGGCGCTGCTGGCCGCCAACAAGCAATACTCCGTTCACGTCTATGAAGGTGTGAACCACGGCTTCCACAACGACACCACAAGTCGCTACGACGAGGCGGCAGCGAAGCTGGCCTGGACGCGGACGCTGGCCTTTTTCAACCTCTATCTCGGCGCCTGA
- a CDS encoding MFS transporter, with translation MLQKIVTAPNGARAFFLMAGSFYGTWISRIPAFEDRFEVPHDVLGTLFLLMAIGAFVSFPIAGWLSDKYGPRRMTRLGSLAAAPFLVSIAFAPTVWTFGLALFLYGFGSGIMVISMNGWGTAVAKASPRPIMSGIHAMFSIGAAGATAIGAVAAHYGLSPALHYLAFVLVIMPLAHAVATAPWTDRVKAVDTPKVPLRLPKKALVLVAAITACSAIGEGAMADWGALLAIETVGVGEGAAAFGYSLFAAAMVVGRLGGDPFVHRVGEVMTTRISGLLAAIGVLIAVTSGHIYVTYLAYGIMGLGYANLVPLAISRAADEDPENPGASIATVSSMGHGGMLLGPVLIGFVSEATSLRTGFGLLGVIALGAILIAGVMRRPQAHPQAA, from the coding sequence GTGCTGCAGAAAATTGTGACGGCGCCAAACGGTGCACGCGCCTTCTTCCTGATGGCGGGTAGCTTCTACGGTACCTGGATTTCGCGAATTCCAGCGTTCGAGGATCGCTTCGAGGTGCCCCATGATGTGCTTGGCACACTGTTTCTCCTCATGGCGATCGGCGCTTTCGTCTCCTTTCCGATCGCTGGCTGGCTGTCGGACAAATACGGTCCTCGCCGAATGACCCGACTAGGCTCCCTCGCGGCAGCACCATTCCTCGTCAGCATTGCATTTGCCCCCACCGTCTGGACCTTTGGTCTCGCGCTGTTCCTCTACGGTTTCGGCAGCGGGATCATGGTTATCTCCATGAACGGATGGGGCACCGCGGTGGCCAAGGCGTCCCCTCGGCCGATCATGTCGGGGATCCACGCCATGTTCTCGATCGGCGCGGCGGGCGCGACGGCCATTGGCGCCGTCGCTGCCCACTACGGCCTGTCTCCTGCGCTTCACTATCTTGCCTTTGTGCTGGTCATCATGCCCCTCGCCCATGCCGTCGCCACCGCACCGTGGACGGATCGGGTCAAGGCCGTCGATACGCCGAAGGTGCCTCTGCGTCTGCCCAAAAAGGCGCTCGTCCTTGTGGCTGCCATCACGGCCTGCTCTGCGATCGGAGAGGGCGCCATGGCCGATTGGGGCGCGCTGCTGGCCATTGAAACCGTTGGCGTTGGCGAGGGCGCAGCGGCGTTCGGCTACAGCCTTTTTGCCGCCGCCATGGTCGTTGGCCGTCTGGGCGGAGATCCCTTCGTCCACCGGGTGGGCGAGGTCATGACGACCCGTATCAGTGGCCTGCTCGCAGCCATTGGCGTCCTGATCGCGGTGACGTCCGGCCATATCTATGTGACCTATCTGGCCTACGGGATCATGGGGCTGGGTTATGCCAATCTGGTGCCCCTCGCGATTTCCCGCGCCGCCGATGAGGATCCTGAGAACCCCGGTGCCTCCATCGCCACAGTGTCCAGCATGGGCCATGGCGGCATGCTGCTCGGGCCGGTGCTGATCGGTTTTGTGTCCGAGGCGACATCCCTGCGAACCGGTTTCGGCCTTCTTGGCGTCATCGCGCTGGGCGCCATCCTCATCGCAGGCGTGATGCGAAGGCCACAGGCTCACCCCCAGGCTGCGTGA
- the hisH gene encoding imidazole glycerol phosphate synthase subunit HisH, producing the protein MTQSVCLIDYGSGNLHSAHKALVKAAHDHDIHAEVHVTADPALITAADRIVLPGVGAFGACMEMLEARPGLREALEEAVQGAGRPFLGICVGMQLLARTGLEHGETAGLGWINGQVRALTAPGLKIPHMGWNTVQGRGHAILPEDADAYFVHSYCFDADDPASVQATCGHGEDFAAMIGRDNIVGVQFHPEKSQAYGLTLLANFMKWRP; encoded by the coding sequence ATGACCCAAAGCGTATGTTTGATCGACTATGGCTCCGGCAATCTGCACTCGGCGCACAAGGCACTGGTGAAAGCAGCCCATGACCATGACATCCATGCGGAGGTGCATGTCACTGCCGACCCGGCATTGATCACGGCCGCGGATCGCATCGTCCTGCCCGGCGTCGGGGCGTTTGGCGCCTGCATGGAAATGCTGGAGGCGCGGCCGGGATTGCGCGAGGCGTTGGAAGAAGCCGTTCAGGGCGCAGGCCGCCCTTTTCTGGGTATCTGTGTCGGGATGCAGCTGCTTGCCCGCACCGGGCTCGAGCATGGGGAGACGGCCGGCCTTGGATGGATCAACGGCCAGGTGCGTGCCCTCACTGCGCCCGGTCTGAAGATCCCGCATATGGGCTGGAATACCGTCCAGGGTCGCGGGCATGCCATTCTGCCCGAAGACGCCGATGCCTATTTCGTCCACTCCTATTGTTTTGATGCGGACGATCCGGCCTCGGTTCAGGCGACGTGCGGCCATGGCGAGGACTTTGCTGCGATGATCGGTCGGGATAACATTGTCGGCGTGCAATTCCACCCGGAAAAGAGCCAGGCCTACGGCCTGACACTGCTCGCCAATTTTATGAAATGGAGGCCTTGA
- the hisA gene encoding 1-(5-phosphoribosyl)-5-[(5-phosphoribosylamino)methylideneamino]imidazole-4-carboxamide isomerase has product MSFALWPAIDLKGGKCVRLLHGDMEQSTTYADNPAAQAWKFRDVGFGHLHVVDLDGAFAGKPENADAVEAILYETDAKVQLGGGIRDLATVERWLSLGVTRVILGTAAVKDPDFVHAALKSFPGRIVLGIDAKDGFVATDGWGEKSTLAAKDVIARYDRDAIAAIVYTDISRDGALTGANVSATQELASAVGIPVLASGGVAALLDLELLAQHQSEGVCGAILGRSLYEGTINPLEALALERS; this is encoded by the coding sequence ATGAGTTTTGCCCTTTGGCCCGCCATTGACCTGAAGGGCGGCAAATGTGTCCGCCTGCTGCATGGGGATATGGAGCAATCCACCACGTATGCTGATAATCCTGCGGCACAGGCGTGGAAGTTCCGGGATGTGGGTTTTGGCCACCTTCATGTCGTGGATCTCGACGGTGCCTTTGCTGGTAAGCCTGAGAATGCTGACGCGGTTGAGGCCATTCTCTATGAGACCGACGCCAAAGTGCAGCTGGGCGGCGGTATTCGCGATCTGGCCACCGTGGAACGCTGGCTGTCCCTGGGGGTGACCCGGGTCATTCTGGGCACAGCGGCCGTGAAGGATCCTGATTTTGTGCATGCAGCGCTGAAATCCTTCCCAGGGCGGATTGTCCTGGGTATCGATGCCAAGGACGGTTTCGTGGCGACGGATGGCTGGGGGGAGAAGTCCACTCTCGCGGCCAAGGATGTGATCGCCCGATATGATCGCGATGCCATTGCTGCGATCGTGTACACGGATATTTCCCGAGATGGTGCGCTGACCGGCGCCAACGTCTCCGCAACGCAGGAATTGGCTAGCGCGGTCGGTATTCCTGTCCTCGCCTCCGGGGGTGTGGCGGCGCTTCTTGATCTCGAGCTTTTGGCGCAACATCAGAGCGAGGGTGTCTGCGGCGCCATTCTGGGGCGGTCGCTTTATGAGGGGACGATCAACCCGCTTGAAGCACTGGCGCTGGAAAGATCATGA
- the hisF gene encoding imidazole glycerol phosphate synthase subunit HisF — protein sequence MTLKVRLIPCLDVKDGRVVKGVNFVGLRDAGDPVDAARAYSEAGADEICFLDITASHEGRGTLLDMVTRTAEQAFCPLTVGGGVRSVENVHALLHAGADKVAINSAAVRDRSLIDRASRAAGNQCVVVAIDAKSVGDDRWEIFTHGGREPTGIDAIEYAQDAARRGAGEILLTSMDRDGVKGGYDLALTRAIADAVSIPVVASGGVGNLQHLVDGVTEGHASAVLAASIFHFGDHSIAEAKGYMAERGLPMRMS from the coding sequence ATGACACTGAAGGTTCGTCTCATTCCCTGTCTTGATGTGAAGGATGGTCGCGTCGTCAAAGGCGTGAACTTTGTGGGCCTGCGTGATGCCGGTGATCCGGTGGACGCAGCGCGCGCCTATTCGGAAGCGGGCGCCGACGAGATCTGCTTTCTCGATATCACCGCCAGCCACGAAGGGCGGGGGACGCTTCTCGACATGGTGACCCGTACGGCAGAGCAGGCCTTCTGTCCCCTCACCGTGGGCGGTGGTGTGCGGAGCGTTGAGAATGTGCACGCGCTGTTGCATGCGGGCGCGGACAAGGTGGCGATCAATTCCGCCGCGGTCCGTGATCGGTCGCTGATCGACCGGGCCTCCCGCGCGGCCGGAAATCAGTGCGTTGTGGTCGCGATTGACGCCAAGTCAGTCGGTGATGATCGCTGGGAAATCTTCACCCATGGCGGGCGTGAGCCCACGGGCATCGACGCCATCGAATATGCGCAGGACGCGGCGCGTCGCGGAGCGGGGGAAATCCTGCTGACGTCCATGGATCGCGATGGGGTGAAGGGCGGCTATGACTTAGCCCTGACCCGCGCGATTGCCGATGCGGTATCGATCCCTGTGGTCGCCTCGGGTGGTGTGGGTAATCTGCAGCATCTGGTGGACGGCGTGACGGAAGGTCATGCCTCTGCGGTGCTGGCCGCCAGTATCTTTCATTTCGGCGATCACTCGATTGCTGAGGCCAAGGGCTATATGGCGGAACGCGGCCTGCCGATGAGGATGAGCTGA
- a CDS encoding phosphoribosyl-ATP diphosphatase, protein MSEIGSVLDRLMATVLSRKGADPSTSYTASLLSKGPARCAKKFGEEAVEAALAGALGDKDELAAESADVLYHLAVLLAANDVTLDDVAAKLAEREGTSGHEEKASRTS, encoded by the coding sequence ATGTCTGAGATCGGATCTGTACTGGATCGCCTGATGGCAACCGTTCTAAGCCGAAAGGGCGCTGATCCGTCCACGTCCTATACGGCCAGTCTCCTATCCAAAGGCCCGGCCCGCTGTGCCAAGAAGTTCGGGGAAGAGGCGGTCGAGGCCGCCCTTGCAGGCGCACTTGGCGACAAGGATGAGCTGGCAGCGGAAAGCGCCGACGTGCTCTATCACCTTGCCGTCCTGCTCGCCGCCAACGATGTCACTTTGGATGATGTCGCAGCCAAGTTGGCCGAACGTGAAGGCACGTCCGGCCATGAAGAAAAGGCGTCGCGGACCTCTTAG
- a CDS encoding adenosine kinase — MTHQLDVIALGNAIVDVLAHTDEAFLEQHGIPKGAFVLIDTAKAEIITAALNPTDQIAGGSAGNSMACLASLGGKAGFIGKVADDELGDVYRASMKDTGVEMTTRSIEGDMPTGRCLIAVTPDAERSMATYLGAAAMVAPDDVEETYIQTAAVVYFEGYQFEQDLPNKALVKASAFARAAGRKTALTLSDVGVVERNRDALLAFIKDHIDILFANEDEAHALFGNHDNAAALAKEMSEIVPFGAVTKSERGSMVFGPDHAPEDVEAYTPPQLVDTTGAGDAYAGGFLYGFVRDMPLDQCARLGSLSASEVISHMGPRPQISLLDLAKKHGLL; from the coding sequence ATGACGCACCAATTAGACGTGATCGCCCTCGGGAACGCAATCGTAGACGTACTTGCCCACACGGATGAAGCCTTTCTTGAGCAGCACGGCATTCCGAAAGGGGCCTTTGTGCTGATCGACACGGCCAAGGCCGAAATCATCACCGCCGCCCTCAACCCCACCGACCAGATCGCCGGCGGCTCTGCAGGCAATTCGATGGCATGCTTGGCGAGCCTTGGCGGCAAGGCCGGCTTTATCGGCAAGGTGGCCGATGACGAGCTGGGCGATGTCTATCGCGCATCGATGAAGGATACGGGCGTCGAGATGACGACGCGCTCCATCGAAGGTGATATGCCAACCGGCCGTTGCCTGATCGCCGTGACACCCGATGCGGAACGGTCAATGGCCACCTATCTCGGCGCCGCAGCCATGGTTGCCCCTGACGATGTGGAAGAAACGTACATCCAGACCGCAGCGGTCGTGTACTTCGAGGGCTATCAGTTCGAGCAGGACCTGCCGAACAAGGCGCTCGTCAAGGCCAGCGCGTTTGCCCGCGCCGCCGGTCGCAAGACCGCCCTCACCCTCTCCGATGTGGGCGTGGTCGAGCGCAATCGCGACGCTCTCCTCGCCTTCATCAAGGACCATATCGACATTCTGTTCGCCAACGAGGACGAGGCGCACGCCCTGTTCGGCAATCACGACAATGCGGCGGCCCTGGCCAAGGAAATGAGCGAGATCGTCCCCTTCGGCGCGGTCACGAAGTCCGAACGCGGATCAATGGTGTTCGGTCCTGACCACGCGCCGGAGGATGTGGAAGCCTATACGCCGCCGCAGCTGGTCGATACCACCGGGGCGGGCGACGCCTATGCCGGCGGGTTCCTGTATGGCTTTGTCCGGGACATGCCGCTGGACCAATGCGCGCGTCTGGGCTCGCTCTCGGCCTCGGAAGTCATCTCCCACATGGGCCCGCGCCCACAGATCAGCCTTCTCGACCTCGCGAAGAAGCACGGACTTCTCTAA
- a CDS encoding AmpG family muropeptide MFS transporter, which yields MSTQEEKAPVATGPTWPPSYLDQAGWGWVPSWLKTYLRPQMLAMLMLGFASGLPLYMFYSKTSIWLREVGIERSTIGFFYWIGLAYTLKWIWAPVIDKTVIPVIGRMFGHRRSWMMVSIGGTVLGLLILSTASPADSLMPVLLGAGLVAFAGATLDVSIDAWRIESAPTEAQANMAASYSLGYRGALLFSGLGLVIAGNYSWTVSFTVMALAMAICAALVILISEPASRKTAKPTDNLPLFAGPWNAVAVGTALIVITRALRWVNVDTKVPEGDTFIYLLAGLAALTFILGGLVLRGTRSGMALRGAMAAVGLSYVFSREIADQLTTVDASSPFFRLAVVAVSLAAIGAFGWLVSLSFNRTGTPAPTAEQPRGKMYETFGTPFLQVWDRFGVVLVPILILVLIYRTSDFTMGVMAGPLYVDLGYSTETIGAIQSAFGVPATFVGLFLGGIVANTIGVMRSLVVGAILTLVTNGFYAYFAAHAAGTDPGFLTLAICADNVAGGFVTTVFIAYLSSLVDPAFAATQYALFSSLYALLNKLLAGFSGVMADAMGYETFFLVTASYAIPAAILVLVVMAMSKKRPPKPILAERTT from the coding sequence ATGAGCACCCAGGAAGAGAAGGCCCCAGTGGCCACTGGCCCGACCTGGCCCCCTTCTTATCTCGACCAAGCCGGCTGGGGCTGGGTGCCGTCCTGGCTGAAGACCTATTTGCGACCGCAGATGCTGGCCATGTTGATGCTTGGCTTCGCCTCGGGCCTGCCGCTCTACATGTTCTACTCCAAGACTTCGATCTGGCTGCGTGAAGTCGGCATTGAGCGGTCAACGATCGGCTTCTTCTACTGGATCGGCCTCGCCTATACGCTCAAATGGATATGGGCCCCAGTGATCGACAAGACGGTCATTCCCGTGATCGGCCGAATGTTCGGACACAGACGGTCATGGATGATGGTGTCCATCGGCGGCACTGTTCTTGGCCTGCTGATCCTGTCTACGGCCAGTCCGGCAGACAGTCTGATGCCCGTTCTTCTTGGCGCAGGTCTCGTCGCCTTCGCCGGGGCCACGCTCGATGTCTCGATCGACGCCTGGCGGATCGAAAGTGCGCCAACCGAGGCACAGGCCAACATGGCCGCCTCGTATTCGCTGGGCTATCGCGGCGCGCTGCTTTTCTCAGGGCTTGGACTGGTCATTGCGGGCAATTATAGCTGGACCGTGTCGTTCACGGTCATGGCTTTGGCCATGGCGATCTGTGCCGCGCTCGTCATCCTGATCTCGGAGCCTGCCAGCCGCAAGACGGCCAAGCCGACAGACAACCTCCCTCTCTTTGCTGGCCCGTGGAACGCCGTCGCGGTGGGTACGGCCCTTATCGTTATTACCCGAGCGCTGCGCTGGGTAAATGTCGATACCAAGGTGCCCGAAGGCGACACCTTCATCTATCTGCTCGCCGGCCTCGCCGCTCTCACTTTCATCCTCGGCGGCTTGGTCCTGCGCGGCACACGGAGCGGTATGGCGTTGCGCGGCGCGATGGCCGCTGTCGGCTTGTCGTATGTCTTTTCCCGTGAAATTGCCGATCAGCTGACCACGGTGGATGCCAGTTCCCCCTTCTTCAGGCTTGCGGTCGTTGCCGTATCCCTCGCCGCGATCGGAGCCTTCGGCTGGCTGGTGAGCCTCAGTTTCAATAGGACCGGCACTCCTGCCCCCACGGCAGAGCAGCCCCGCGGCAAAATGTATGAGACCTTTGGCACACCGTTTCTGCAGGTCTGGGACCGGTTCGGCGTCGTCCTCGTCCCCATTCTGATCCTTGTACTGATCTACCGGACGAGTGACTTCACGATGGGCGTGATGGCCGGGCCGCTTTATGTGGATCTGGGCTATAGCACCGAGACCATCGGGGCGATCCAGTCCGCCTTTGGCGTGCCTGCAACATTCGTCGGCCTCTTTCTGGGGGGAATCGTCGCGAACACGATCGGCGTCATGCGCTCGCTGGTCGTTGGTGCGATCCTGACCCTCGTGACCAACGGTTTCTATGCCTATTTTGCGGCCCACGCCGCGGGCACGGACCCGGGCTTTCTGACCCTTGCGATCTGTGCGGACAATGTGGCGGGCGGGTTTGTGACCACGGTCTTTATCGCCTATCTGTCGAGCCTCGTGGACCCCGCCTTCGCCGCCACCCAATATGCGCTTTTCTCGTCGCTCTATGCCCTGCTGAACAAGTTGCTTGCGGGCTTCTCAGGCGTGATGGCCGATGCCATGGGCTATGAGACGTTTTTCCTGGTGACCGCCAGCTACGCGATCCCGGCCGCCATTCTGGTGCTGGTTGTCATGGCGATGAGCAAAAAACGACCGCCCAAACCGATCCTGGCCGAACGAACGACCTAG